One part of the Thermoanaerobacterium sp. CMT5567-10 genome encodes these proteins:
- a CDS encoding B12-binding domain-containing radical SAM protein: protein MKTLLVGLNAKYYHTNLAIRNIKWYCKPMEIEILEMTINDDTDYVLYEILKKMPDVVGFSCYIWNIEKVLKLCEYIKKVKKEIVIVLGGPEASYDAENLLKISQIDFIVLGEGEITFKELLARFCTGGNIDDLDGIAYRTNESIIVKAKADYVNLDDIPFPYSDEEISDRLVYYETSRGCPFRCSYCLSSLDNKLRYATIEKVKADLNELSKMGAKIVKLIDRSFDSNIKRAIEILNIIRGLKGDTVFHCEVNPELINKEFIDSLKGIEDRIQFEVGIQTTNKSTLIKVSRNPDVESALNGIKLIVDAGIKVHVDLIAGLPGDSFKSVANSFNDVYKLNPDEIQLGFLKLLKGTDLRKNADKYCIEFRSDAPYEVLKTSTMSYYELYKLKSIAFLVDKYYNSGRFNKTLNFLLSFYDGPFDLYKSMYDYWESYNLFSRRHSLNDLFDIMYKFAVSKRIDSELLGDYLRYDYMYSTNNKAYPDCLKDLHQKIPDNVKSLLHNDEWLQNNLPLAKNMSSAEKGKNISIGFFKHDILGESNKSVYIVFLHLKGRTYCAKIYV, encoded by the coding sequence ATGAAGACATTATTAGTTGGGCTAAATGCTAAATACTATCATACAAATTTGGCCATAAGAAATATCAAGTGGTACTGTAAGCCAATGGAGATAGAGATATTAGAAATGACAATAAATGATGACACTGATTATGTATTATATGAAATATTAAAAAAGATGCCTGATGTGGTTGGCTTTTCATGCTATATATGGAACATAGAAAAGGTTTTAAAGCTATGTGAATATATAAAAAAAGTAAAAAAAGAAATAGTCATAGTTCTCGGTGGGCCGGAAGCATCCTACGATGCAGAAAACTTGCTAAAAATTAGTCAAATAGATTTTATTGTCTTAGGTGAGGGTGAAATAACTTTTAAAGAACTTTTAGCAAGGTTTTGTACGGGAGGAAATATAGATGACTTGGATGGCATAGCTTATAGGACCAATGAAAGTATAATAGTGAAGGCAAAAGCTGATTATGTTAATTTAGACGATATTCCATTTCCTTACTCTGATGAAGAAATTTCAGATAGACTTGTATACTATGAGACGTCAAGGGGATGCCCTTTTAGATGTTCATATTGTCTGTCATCGCTTGACAATAAACTGAGATATGCAACCATTGAAAAAGTAAAAGCTGACTTGAATGAATTATCAAAAATGGGTGCAAAGATTGTAAAGCTTATTGATAGGTCTTTTGATAGCAATATAAAGAGGGCGATAGAGATACTGAACATAATAAGAGGATTGAAAGGCGATACAGTATTTCACTGTGAAGTTAATCCCGAATTAATCAATAAAGAGTTTATAGACAGCTTAAAAGGCATAGAAGATAGAATTCAATTTGAAGTCGGCATTCAAACGACAAACAAAAGCACGCTTATAAAAGTATCTAGAAATCCAGACGTGGAGAGTGCGCTGAACGGTATAAAGCTTATTGTGGACGCCGGTATAAAGGTACATGTGGATTTGATTGCGGGACTGCCAGGTGACAGCTTTAAATCAGTTGCGAATTCATTTAATGATGTTTACAAATTAAATCCAGATGAGATTCAGTTGGGATTTTTAAAGCTTTTAAAAGGAACGGATTTAAGAAAAAATGCAGATAAATACTGTATAGAATTTAGAAGTGATGCACCATATGAGGTTCTAAAGACAAGTACAATGTCGTATTACGAACTTTACAAACTAAAAAGTATAGCTTTTTTGGTAGATAAGTATTACAACTCTGGAAGGTTTAATAAAACATTAAATTTCTTATTAAGCTTTTATGATGGACCTTTTGACTTATATAAATCGATGTACGATTATTGGGAGAGTTACAATTTATTTAGCAGAAGACATTCTTTAAATGATTTATTTGACATAATGTACAAATTCGCTGTTTCTAAAAGAATAGATTCTGAACTGTTAGGGGACTATTTGCGATATGATTACATGTACTCAACAAACAATAAAGCTTATCCGGATTGTTTAAAAGATTTGCATCAGAAAATACCTGACAATGTAAAATCGCTATTACACAATGATGAATGGTTGCAAAATAATTTGCCTTTGGCGAAAAATATGTCCAGCGCAGAGAAAGGCAAAAATATTTCAATAGGGTTTTTTAAACATGATATTTTGGGAGAGAGTAATAAAAGCGTATATATTGTTTTTTTGCATTTGAAAGGCAGGACCTATTGTGCAAAAATTTATGTTTAA
- a CDS encoding glycerophosphodiester phosphodiesterase: MPKTLVIAHRGDSKNAPENTLSAFKRAVEISSDGIELDVQLCKDGHLVVIHDERVDRTTDGIGYVKDYTLSELKRLSAGIKFSKRFASEKIPTLPEVFELLKNKDVLLNIEIKSGIILYTGLEEKLVNCIFDYDFEDRVIISSFNHYSVKTVKEIEPRLNIGLLYECGLVEPWHIANRIHAYSLHPFYINIIPEVVKGCKSNNVKLFPWTVDSAESMEKMLRFGVDGIITNDPLKLIDLKKVIN; encoded by the coding sequence ATGCCTAAAACACTAGTCATAGCCCATCGCGGTGATTCCAAGAATGCACCAGAAAATACATTGTCGGCTTTCAAAAGAGCTGTTGAGATCAGCTCAGATGGCATTGAGCTTGACGTGCAACTTTGCAAAGATGGTCATTTGGTTGTAATACATGATGAGAGAGTTGATAGAACTACTGATGGAATAGGATATGTCAAAGATTATACGCTAAGTGAATTAAAAAGATTAAGTGCAGGGATAAAGTTCAGCAAAAGGTTTGCTAGTGAAAAGATTCCTACTCTGCCAGAGGTTTTTGAACTTTTAAAAAATAAGGATGTTTTATTGAATATAGAGATAAAAAGCGGTATAATCTTGTACACTGGGCTTGAAGAAAAATTAGTGAATTGTATATTTGATTACGATTTTGAGGATAGAGTAATTATATCATCCTTCAATCATTACAGTGTTAAGACTGTGAAAGAGATTGAGCCAAGACTAAATATAGGTCTTTTATATGAATGCGGTCTTGTGGAACCATGGCATATAGCAAATAGGATTCATGCTTATTCACTTCATCCCTTTTACATTAATATAATACCTGAGGTTGTGAAAGGTTGCAAATCAAATAATGTTAAACTATTTCCTTGGACAGTCGATAGTGCAGAGTCAATGGAGAAAATGTTAAGATTTGGTGTTGATGGAATCATTACAAATGATCCACTTAAACTTATAGACTTAAAAAAAGTGATAAATTAA
- the sspI gene encoding small acid-soluble spore protein SspI: protein MDIRRIVLDNLKNRSKDEIKGFIQDAVDTKEENAIPGLGIIFEAAWEKMNDAEKNNMMDYVMRGIS from the coding sequence ATGGATATAAGAAGGATAGTTCTTGATAATTTAAAAAATCGCTCAAAGGATGAAATAAAAGGCTTTATACAGGATGCTGTAGATACTAAGGAAGAAAATGCAATTCCCGGTCTAGGCATAATATTTGAAGCAGCATGGGAAAAAATGAACGATGCAGAGAAAAACAATATGATGGATTATGTCATGAGAGGAATATCATAA
- a CDS encoding M48 family metallopeptidase, translating into MSVKFNKIWFLLTFIALLSSSLYIYYTLSPNTVSPDVYKFFSHYTVEKSIPYHKANRIINITSFLVQLIFLLWFVFGGFALRLSKTCERLSGGNYYVGIFMFFIVLWAILKVLSLPFSLYSFKLQVKWGFSVQTLQSWWIDYIKSSAIDIVLSGIGIILLFFAINKYHRTWWILASIFLTAMLFLQNFIWPSFIAPMFNKFTPVTDPVILNMVNDVSKNAGIKIDRVEEMDASRRTTLANAYFYGFGSTSKIVLYDTLLKKYPQDEIKAVIAHEAAHWKENHVLKSILMGSIGIFIMFFIFNILLKTSVVQTHSIKYGPFVISLLYLFLLLINFDTNPIQNYISRQMERQADLLSVQYLHDKDVVIKLQVDLAEKSLSDIEPPKFIEWFSYTHPSAINRIRAIEKSKL; encoded by the coding sequence TTGAGCGTAAAGTTTAACAAAATATGGTTTTTGCTAACTTTTATAGCATTGTTGTCTTCTTCATTATACATATATTACACATTATCACCAAACACTGTTTCCCCTGATGTTTACAAGTTTTTTTCTCATTACACAGTAGAAAAATCTATACCATATCACAAAGCAAATAGAATAATAAATATCACTTCATTTTTAGTCCAATTAATATTTCTATTATGGTTCGTCTTTGGAGGATTTGCTTTGCGGCTTTCAAAAACGTGTGAAAGACTTAGCGGAGGAAATTACTATGTAGGCATCTTCATGTTCTTCATTGTATTGTGGGCGATCTTAAAAGTTTTATCATTGCCTTTCAGTTTGTATTCATTTAAGCTACAGGTAAAATGGGGATTCTCAGTACAAACACTTCAATCTTGGTGGATAGACTATATAAAAAGCTCAGCCATCGACATTGTACTATCTGGAATCGGAATAATATTATTATTCTTTGCGATAAATAAATATCACAGAACATGGTGGATATTAGCATCTATCTTTCTTACAGCCATGCTTTTTTTGCAAAATTTTATATGGCCATCATTTATCGCTCCTATGTTTAATAAATTTACACCTGTTACTGACCCTGTTATTTTAAATATGGTAAATGATGTATCAAAAAACGCAGGAATAAAAATAGACAGAGTTGAAGAAATGGATGCTAGCAGGAGGACTACACTAGCAAATGCATATTTCTACGGTTTTGGCAGCACAAGCAAGATCGTTCTTTATGATACATTATTGAAAAAATATCCTCAAGATGAGATAAAAGCTGTAATAGCCCATGAAGCCGCTCACTGGAAAGAAAATCACGTTTTAAAAAGCATCTTAATGGGCTCAATAGGAATTTTCATAATGTTTTTCATATTTAACATTTTATTAAAAACAAGTGTAGTACAAACACACAGCATCAAGTACGGACCATTTGTCATATCCTTGCTTTATCTATTTTTGCTTTTGATTAACTTTGATACAAATCCAATTCAAAATTATATCTCTCGTCAAATGGAAAGGCAGGCAGATCTGCTTTCAGTTCAATACCTGCATGATAAAGATGTAGTCATTAAGCTTCAAGTTGACCTTGCAGAAAAAAGCTTGTCTGACATTGAACCACCAAAATTTATAGAGTGGTTTTCTTACACACACCCAAGCGCCATAAATAGAATAAGAGCCATTGAAAAGTCAAAGCTATAA
- a CDS encoding undecaprenyl-diphosphate phosphatase: MVLLVKAFILGIVEGLTEFLPVSSTGHLIIVGDLLNFRGAYATMFEVVIQLGAILAIVYYYREKIWNSLKNLAPNKWGFRLWFKIVVAFIPSAILGLLLNDFIDKHLFSSFTVSIALVIGAIMMLIVENAFSNYKIDDMDKVSTKKSFWIGVAQCMSLFPGMSRSASTIMGGMMAGLSVKAAAEFSFFLAIPTMFGATAVSLHKGIASMTALEWEALAVGFIMSFIVALIVVDKFLSYLKSHPLRPFAYYRLIVGIIMIGLVLTNVVK, from the coding sequence ATGGTTCTTTTGGTTAAAGCATTTATACTTGGTATCGTGGAAGGTTTAACTGAGTTTTTACCTGTTTCATCCACAGGACACCTCATAATAGTAGGTGACTTATTAAATTTTAGAGGTGCATATGCCACAATGTTTGAAGTAGTAATACAGCTTGGCGCTATTCTGGCCATCGTCTATTACTACAGAGAAAAAATATGGAATTCTCTTAAAAATCTGGCTCCAAACAAATGGGGATTTAGATTATGGTTTAAGATTGTCGTCGCTTTTATACCATCTGCAATTTTAGGTCTTCTTCTGAATGATTTTATTGATAAACACTTGTTTTCATCTTTTACTGTATCAATAGCACTTGTAATAGGTGCAATAATGATGCTAATTGTTGAAAATGCCTTTTCTAATTATAAGATTGATGATATGGACAAAGTAAGCACCAAAAAATCTTTTTGGATCGGTGTTGCACAGTGTATGTCGCTTTTCCCAGGTATGTCAAGGTCAGCTTCAACAATAATGGGTGGAATGATGGCTGGTCTATCCGTGAAAGCAGCCGCTGAATTTTCTTTCTTCTTAGCAATACCAACGATGTTTGGCGCAACAGCCGTCTCTCTTCATAAAGGAATTGCTTCAATGACTGCGTTAGAGTGGGAAGCATTGGCAGTAGGTTTTATAATGTCATTTATAGTCGCACTGATAGTCGTTGATAAGTTTCTTTCTTACCTTAAAAGCCATCCGTTGAGACCTTTTGCTTATTACAGGTTGATTGTCGGAATTATCATGATAGGACTTGTCTTAACGAACGTAGTTAAATAA
- a CDS encoding cyclase family protein has translation MKIYDISMSINKDMPVYKNKPEKRPELTVTSDFPNDSVHESRISMDMHTGTHFDAPLHMIQGGDTIDHFDLTKAVSKCKVLDLTNVDDKITAEDLKNKDIESGEFVLLKTKNSYDDSFNFNFVYLDSSGAEYLKEKNVIGVGTDGLGIERAQPNHEIHKTLLANGITIIEGLRLKDVDEGEYTLVAAPLKIDGAEAAPARALLLEEDKK, from the coding sequence ATGAAAATATATGATATATCAATGAGTATTAATAAAGATATGCCGGTTTATAAGAACAAGCCAGAGAAAAGACCTGAATTAACTGTGACAAGTGATTTTCCCAATGACAGTGTTCATGAGTCAAGGATAAGCATGGATATGCATACAGGTACGCATTTTGATGCACCTCTTCACATGATACAAGGTGGAGATACGATTGACCATTTTGACTTAACAAAAGCTGTTTCAAAATGTAAAGTTCTCGATCTTACCAACGTAGATGATAAGATAACTGCAGAAGATTTAAAAAATAAAGATATAGAAAGTGGTGAATTCGTTCTATTAAAAACGAAAAATTCATATGATGACAGTTTTAATTTTAACTTTGTCTATCTCGATTCAAGCGGTGCAGAGTATCTGAAAGAAAAGAATGTAATAGGAGTGGGAACAGATGGGCTTGGTATAGAAAGAGCACAGCCCAACCATGAGATCCATAAGACATTGCTAGCAAATGGGATAACTATAATTGAAGGATTAAGATTAAAAGATGTTGATGAGGGCGAATATACATTGGTAGCTGCGCCATTAAAAATAGATGGTGCGGAAGCTGCTCCTGCCAGAGCATTGTTGCTTGAGGAAGATAAAAAATGA
- a CDS encoding O-acetyl-ADP-ribose deacetylase, whose amino-acid sequence MKEKIKLLKGDITEQEVDAIVNAANSGLLGGGGVDGAIHRAGGKVIEEECKEIREREGGCPTGKAVITHGGNLKASYVIHAVGPIWKDGNSDEDNLLASAYIESLKIADKNNLKTIAFPSISTGAYGFPVDRAAKIALRAVSDYLDKSDIKEVRFVLFSDHDYDIYSKAYDEL is encoded by the coding sequence GTGAAAGAAAAAATAAAGCTTTTAAAAGGAGATATAACAGAGCAAGAAGTCGATGCAATTGTAAATGCCGCAAATTCCGGACTTCTAGGTGGCGGTGGGGTTGATGGTGCTATACATAGAGCAGGTGGAAAAGTAATTGAGGAAGAGTGTAAAGAAATCAGAGAGAGAGAAGGGGGATGTCCTACAGGAAAAGCAGTAATAACGCATGGCGGTAATCTAAAAGCAAGCTACGTGATACATGCGGTTGGCCCTATATGGAAAGATGGAAATAGTGACGAAGACAACTTATTAGCAAGTGCATACATAGAAAGCTTAAAGATAGCAGACAAGAACAATTTAAAGACGATAGCATTTCCGTCTATTAGTACTGGAGCATATGGTTTTCCAGTTGATAGAGCTGCAAAGATAGCACTGAGGGCTGTATCAGATTATCTTGATAAAAGTGACATAAAAGAAGTGAGATTTGTATTATTTAGCGACCATGACTACGATATTTATTCAAAGGCATATGATGAATTATAG
- a CDS encoding ABC transporter substrate-binding protein: MKQNKWMKDMTFKEKVEYIWDYYKIHIIVGAVVIAITASFVNSIITNKDYVFDFSLIGTSINFDKEMSFQSTVTRELLGTDKGKKQALVEFYMLTKGSDGKYQLDPTSVQKLMVKISAQEVNVIALDKDNFNVLAKQGAFINLDSIKELDLSGFKTERLSSSKDVKAGTYGIDLNKENKYLDEIGYDYRDKVIAIVSNSQNKDLSIKFLKWILDMK, encoded by the coding sequence ATGAAGCAAAATAAGTGGATGAAAGACATGACATTTAAAGAAAAAGTAGAGTACATATGGGATTATTATAAGATACACATAATTGTTGGTGCTGTTGTAATTGCAATAACAGCATCATTTGTCAATTCAATTATAACAAACAAAGATTATGTTTTTGATTTTTCATTAATAGGCACGTCAATAAACTTTGATAAAGAGATGAGCTTCCAAAGTACTGTAACTAGGGAGTTGCTAGGTACAGATAAGGGTAAGAAACAAGCATTAGTTGAATTTTATATGTTAACAAAAGGTAGTGATGGGAAATATCAACTTGATCCCACATCTGTACAGAAACTTATGGTAAAAATATCTGCGCAGGAAGTTAATGTCATAGCACTTGACAAGGATAATTTTAATGTATTAGCAAAGCAAGGTGCATTTATAAATCTTGATTCTATAAAAGAATTGGATTTAAGCGGTTTTAAAACAGAAAGATTGTCTTCTTCAAAAGATGTTAAGGCTGGTACGTACGGAATTGATTTAAATAAGGAAAACAAGTATCTTGATGAAATAGGATATGATTACCGCGACAAAGTAATAGCGATTGTGTCTAATTCACAGAACAAAGATTTATCAATTAAATTCCTTAAATGGATTCTTGATATGAAGTAG
- a CDS encoding FprA family A-type flavoprotein: MKPMKIKDGVVKLGAVHFERRLFDSLIPLPDGTSYNAYLVEGSEKIALIDTVDPMKLDVLMEQLNDVPKIDYVVSNHSEQDHSGSIPFVLEKYPEAEVICTPKAKTFLMDLLHIPEDKINTVEDNERISLGDKTLRFIHAPWVHWPETMFTYLEEDNIIFTCDFLGSHLATSELFAEDECLVYNSAKRYYAEIMMPFRNFIEKNLDKIKSLKIDYIAPSHGPVYNKPQFIFDAYNSWVYDDPKNIVVIPYVTMHGSVKAMVDYLTAVLSHKGVVVKPFDLTVTDLGELAMSLVDAATIVVGTPTVLTGAHPQVIYATYLANALKPKTKFLSIVGSYSWGGKAIDQLSSMITNLKVEVIPPVFIKGLPKEADFKLLDELAETIVEKHKEKNIK; this comes from the coding sequence ATGAAACCAATGAAGATTAAGGATGGAGTAGTAAAACTTGGAGCTGTACATTTTGAAAGAAGATTGTTTGATTCACTTATTCCACTGCCTGACGGGACAAGCTATAACGCATATCTTGTTGAAGGCAGTGAAAAGATAGCATTGATAGATACTGTTGATCCAATGAAATTAGATGTATTAATGGAGCAGTTAAATGATGTTCCTAAGATTGACTATGTTGTATCAAATCACTCTGAGCAAGACCACTCGGGAAGTATTCCATTTGTCCTTGAAAAATATCCAGAGGCTGAAGTTATATGCACGCCAAAAGCGAAGACATTTTTGATGGATCTTTTACATATTCCTGAAGACAAGATAAATACAGTTGAGGACAATGAGAGGATATCACTTGGAGACAAAACCCTTAGGTTTATTCACGCGCCTTGGGTACATTGGCCTGAGACTATGTTTACATACCTTGAGGAAGATAATATAATTTTTACATGTGATTTTTTGGGTTCACATTTAGCCACATCAGAGCTTTTTGCAGAAGATGAATGTCTTGTCTATAATTCGGCAAAAAGATATTATGCAGAAATAATGATGCCGTTTAGGAATTTTATAGAGAAGAATCTTGATAAGATCAAAAGCTTAAAAATAGATTACATAGCACCTTCTCACGGACCGGTTTACAATAAGCCTCAATTCATATTTGATGCGTACAACAGCTGGGTATACGACGATCCGAAGAATATAGTCGTTATACCGTATGTCACGATGCATGGGTCGGTAAAAGCTATGGTGGATTATTTGACTGCTGTGCTTTCACACAAAGGTGTCGTTGTAAAACCGTTTGATTTGACAGTTACAGATTTAGGTGAACTTGCCATGTCTTTAGTTGATGCTGCAACGATTGTTGTAGGGACGCCGACGGTTTTAACTGGAGCACATCCACAAGTGATTTATGCTACATATCTTGCAAATGCATTAAAGCCAAAAACTAAATTTTTATCAATTGTTGGGTCATACAGTTGGGGAGGAAAAGCTATCGACCAACTGTCCAGCATGATTACGAATCTAAAAGTTGAAGTGATACCGCCAGTATTTATAAAGGGTTTACCAAAAGAAGCTGATTTTAAACTGCTAGATGAATTGGCGGAAACTATAGTTGAAAAGCATAAAGAAAAGAACATTAAATAA
- the zwf gene encoding glucose-6-phosphate dehydrogenase, giving the protein MAVMDVSSIMVIFGGTGDLTHRKLMPALYNLLYEKNLPENFCIVSVGRRDKTDDLYRNEVYESIKKYSRIKLDEKLWKILKNKIYYQKFDFHDDDGYTRLKGFLNELDENYNTDGNRIFYLAVAPEYFELIVEKLNEHGMVENNKSWQRVMIEKPFGRDLNSAVYLNKKITDVFSEKNTYRIDHYLGKEMLQNIMVIRFANVFFEPVWNNKYIDNVQISSSETVGIENRGGYYEKAGALRDMIQNHMLQLLTLTAMEPPVDLTTDSIHDEKVKVLKSLQELTPELVLKNAVRGQYEGYRNEDRVSPDSDTETFAALKVFVDNFRWAGVPFYIRTGKKLPVKSTEIIIQFKPLPGILYFKEYGELMPNLLVIKIQPEEGVFLQFNAKKPGTLNKIIPVKMDFCQNCQVGMNSPEAYERLIYDALRGDSTLFTRWDEVEYSWKYVDKIAEVWRNQKPDFPNYKPGTWGPTDADNLLLKDNFKWWNIGGFYDENI; this is encoded by the coding sequence ATGGCAGTTATGGACGTATCCAGCATAATGGTTATATTTGGTGGCACAGGCGATCTAACACATAGGAAGTTGATGCCTGCTCTTTATAATTTGCTTTATGAAAAGAACCTTCCTGAGAATTTTTGCATAGTCTCAGTTGGCCGCCGTGACAAGACTGATGATTTGTATCGAAACGAAGTTTATGAATCAATAAAAAAGTATTCGAGAATAAAGCTGGATGAAAAGCTTTGGAAAATCCTGAAAAACAAGATATACTATCAAAAGTTTGATTTTCACGATGACGATGGGTATACGAGATTAAAGGGATTTTTAAATGAGCTTGATGAAAATTATAATACAGATGGAAATAGAATATTTTACTTAGCAGTTGCTCCGGAGTATTTTGAGCTTATTGTTGAAAAACTGAATGAACATGGGATGGTAGAAAATAATAAGTCATGGCAAAGGGTGATGATAGAGAAGCCGTTTGGAAGGGATCTTAATTCTGCAGTGTACTTAAATAAGAAGATAACTGATGTATTTAGTGAGAAAAATACATATCGCATAGACCATTATCTTGGCAAAGAAATGCTCCAAAATATAATGGTGATTAGATTTGCCAATGTGTTTTTTGAACCAGTTTGGAATAACAAATACATAGATAATGTTCAGATATCGTCAAGTGAAACGGTCGGTATTGAAAATAGAGGCGGTTACTATGAAAAGGCCGGTGCTTTAAGAGATATGATACAAAACCACATGCTTCAGCTTTTAACATTGACTGCTATGGAGCCGCCTGTTGATCTTACTACTGATTCAATTCATGATGAAAAAGTAAAGGTATTAAAATCATTACAGGAATTGACTCCAGAGCTTGTTTTAAAAAATGCTGTGAGAGGACAATACGAAGGGTATAGAAATGAAGATAGAGTATCACCTGATTCTGATACGGAGACGTTTGCCGCATTAAAAGTGTTTGTTGATAACTTTAGATGGGCTGGTGTTCCGTTTTATATTAGAACAGGCAAAAAGCTTCCAGTAAAATCAACTGAGATAATAATACAATTCAAGCCTTTACCTGGCATATTGTATTTTAAGGAATATGGAGAGCTTATGCCAAATTTATTAGTAATAAAGATACAGCCAGAAGAAGGAGTATTTTTGCAGTTTAATGCTAAAAAGCCCGGGACATTAAATAAGATAATACCGGTAAAGATGGACTTTTGTCAAAACTGTCAAGTGGGCATGAATTCACCTGAGGCATATGAGAGACTTATTTACGATGCACTAAGAGGTGATTCAACACTTTTTACTAGATGGGATGAAGTTGAATATTCATGGAAGTATGTCGACAAGATAGCTGAGGTTTGGAGAAATCAAAAACCAGATTTTCCTAACTACAAACCAGGGACTTGGGGCCCTACGGATGCTGACAATTTATTATTAAAAGATAATTTTAAATGGTGGAATATAGGAGGTTTTTACGATGAAAATATATGA
- a CDS encoding pro-sigmaK processing inhibitor BofA family protein: MLLPGFSSFAIGIIIIAFIVWLFGKSVKILFKFVLNSIIGYVFLLIFNFFGSIFGLTLQINLINAFIAGVFGIPGIVVLLALKYIFKIII; this comes from the coding sequence GTGCTTTTACCGGGATTTTCTTCATTTGCAATCGGCATCATAATAATTGCATTTATAGTTTGGCTTTTTGGAAAATCAGTTAAAATATTATTTAAATTTGTACTAAATTCTATAATAGGTTATGTATTTCTCTTAATTTTCAATTTTTTTGGTTCTATTTTTGGTCTGACATTGCAGATTAATCTTATAAACGCTTTTATAGCAGGTGTCTTTGGAATACCAGGTATAGTTGTTTTACTTGCTTTAAAGTATATATTTAAGATTATCATATGA